GCTCCAGGCTGCCGTCCCGGCGGCGGTAGTCGAAGGTGAATTTCTTGAGGATGGCCCAATCCTCGGAGAGGATTTCGACCGAGCGGATGAGAATGGGGGCGTCCGTCATATGCGCATTCCCGTCATGTCCAAGACGGCACAGCATGGCGGCGGCCTGTCCGAATGCACTCCTCCGGTTTTGGAGAACAGTGGTAGATTTCTGGTAGCTTCTGTCTGAAAGGATCTGCCAGAGATCTTCCACATGGCATTCGCCGTGAATCGCTCTACATGACCGCTGGAGCAGGAACCGGAGTCGAGGCTGGCCATGAATGCCGGATGGCAGGACAAGCACGGACCCGAAAGGGCGAGCGAGATCGAGCTGAAACTGGAACTCGCCGCGGATGCCGCAGGCAAGCTCCTCCGCCACCCGCTGATGTCGCAGGCCCGGGCACTTCCCGACCAGGGCGGAGCCCTCCACGCGGTCTATTACGATTCGACGGATTGCGCCCTGCACAAGGCGGGACTGACCCTCCGTGTCCGACAGCGGAACGGTCGCAGCACGCAGACCATCAAGGCCGAGCGCAAGACACGGGGCCTCGCCCTCGATCGCGGAGAATGGGAGATCCCGGTCGAGGACGGGCCCGATCTCGCGGCGGCGGCCGGTACGCCCCTGGCCCCGCTCGTCGCCAGGGAAGCCGTCCGCCACGACCTCAAGCCGGTTTTCACGGTCGACACGGACCGCCGGGCCTTCGAGATCGAGCGCGACGGAGCCACGATCGAACTCGCCCTGGACGAGGCCCGGGCATCGACCGGGGCAGGCGCCGAGCATTTCTGCGAGGTCGAGCTCGAATTGAAGAAGGGCAACCCGTCCGCCCTGTTCGCTCTCGCCGAGGATCTCGCGGGCAGCATTCCATTCCGCCTCTCTCCCGTGACGAAATCGGAACGCGGCTACCGGCTCCTCGGCCAGGCCGACGTCACGCCGGTCAAGGCCGGCCGGATCGTCCTTCCGACCCAGGCCTCGTGCGCGGAGGCGTTCCAGGTGATCGCGCGCGCCTGCCTGTCCCAGATCATCCGGAACGAGGCGCTGCTGCGTCGAAGCGACGATCCCGAACTGGTGCACCAGATGCGGGTCGGGTTCCGGCGGCTCAACGCGGCGGTCTCGCTGTTCGAGCCGATGCTGCGGGACCGGGACAGCAAGGCCGTCAGGGCCGAGATCCGATGGGCCGGCAAGAAGCTCGGCCTGGTGCGCGACCTCGACGTCCTGATCGCGCGGCTGCGGAAGGCCGACGATCCCGACAAGGGCCCGCAGGTGCTGGAGGAAGCCGAACGGCTGCGGGCGGAGGCCTTCGAGAAGGTCCTGAAGATCCTGTCCAAGCCCCGCTTCATGCGGGCGGTCCTGAAGGCCGCGACCTGGGTCGAATCCGGTCGCTGGCTCGCGCGGCGCAAGCCGTCCATCGTGGCCGCGCGGGATCTTCCCGCTCGGGCGCTGGCGGCCGAGGAATTCTCGCGCCGGTGGCAGCGAATCCGGCAGGGCGCGCGGCGGATGGACGACCTGGACGGGGAAGACCGACACAAGCTTCGCATCCGCATCAAGAAACTGCGCTACGGCGTGGAGTTCTTCGCCACCCTGTTTCCGGGCATCCCGGCGCGGAAGAGCCGCAAGGCGATGCTGGACCTTCTCGAGGGCCTGCAGGACATGCTGGGCAAGCTGAACGACATCGAGGTGGGCAAGACCCTGCTCGATCCACCGTTCCGGAAATGGGTCCGAAAGGCCGCCGGCGACACGAAACGGCGCGAACGCAAGCTCCTGTCCCAGGCCGGGAAGGCCTCCCGGAAGCTCGCAAAGGCGGAACCGTTCTGGGCCTCGACACCCTAACGATTGGAAAAGCTTGAGCGAGATGCCTTGAACTCCGGCCCCCAAGCGCCGATAAGGGCCCCATGACCGATATGGAACCTGATACCGACCCCTTTCTCGAGATCGGCCGCAAGCTCTTTGCCGGCGAGGCGGATTTCATCTGGGCCGCGAACTCCCTGACGAACCTGCCGCCCATGAGCAAGGTGGAGATCGCCTTCGCGGGCCGCTCCAATGTCGGCAAGTCGAGCCTCGTGAACGCCCTGACCGGGCGCAACACGCTGGCCCGCACCTCGCATACGCCGGGCCGCACCCAGCAGCTCAACTTCTTCAACGTCAACGATCGCTTCCATCTGGTCGACATGCCCGGCTACGGCTACGCGGCCGTCGACAAGCAGAAGGTCGCGGCCTGGACGCAGCTGATCCACGACTACCTTCGCGGCCGCGCGAGCCTCGCCCGCGTCTATGTGCTGATCGATGCCCGCCACGGCATCAAGCCGGTGGACGAGGCGGTCCTGGAGACCCTCGGCACCGCCGCCGTCTCGTACCAGATCGTCCTGACGAAGGCCGACGAGCTGAAGAAGGACGAGCTCGACAAGCGCATGGCCGATACCCTCCAGAAGATCGAGAAGCGCGCCGCCGCCTTCCCGGAGATCCTGCCCACATCGAGCCGCACGGGCTTCGGCATTCCCGAGCTGCGTGCCGGCATCGCCAGGCTCCTGAGCGAGCGAGGCGCGGGATGAACCTCGCCGCCCGGATCCTGATCGTCCTGGCTTCCCTCTCGGGCCTCCTCGGCGTCGGCCTGTCGGCGGCCGCGGCCCACATCGCGGGCGGGAACCTCGCCACCGCGGCGCAGTTCCTGCTCTTCCATGCCCCTGCCCTGCTGGCCCTCGTGGCCCTGATGGCGGCCGGAGCCGTGAACCCCATGCTGGCCCAGATGGCAGGCTACGTGCTGGTGCTCGGCCTGATCCTGTTCTGCGGCGACCTGTCCCGCCGGGCCTTCTCGGGCGTGGCGCTCTTTCCCCGGGCCGCGCCCACGGGCGGCATCCTGCTCATGCTGGGCTGGCTGCTCGTCGGAATCTCCGCCCTTCTGCGCCTGAGGGCCTGAAGTCCTGTTTGCAGCCGCCTTTCCTTGAGCTAGAAGGCAGGCCGTTTGATCCCGATCCCCGCGCCGGAGCCGTTCATGTCCGATCCGTCCATGCCCCTTCCCGACGTTCATGTGCAGGCCGAGGTGCTTGTTCAGGCCCTGCCGCACATGCAGCGCTACGACCAGCAGGTGGTGGTGATCAAGTATGGCGGCCACGCCATGGGCGACCGTGCAGCGGCCGAGGACTTCGCCGAGGACGTGGTCCTGCTCGAGCAATCGGGCATCAAGCCGATCATCGTCCATGGCGGCGGACCGCAGATCGGCAAGATGCTGAACAAGCTCGGCATCAAGTCCGAGTTCAAGGGCGGCCTGCGCGTGACGGACGAGGCCACGGTCGAGGTCGTCGAGATGGTGCTCGCCGGCTCCATCAACAAGCAGATCGTCGGCTGGATCGGCGCCGAGGGCGGCAAGGCCGTCGGCCTTTCCGGCAAGGACGGCAACATGGTCACGGCCCGGAAGGTGACCCGCACCGCCGTCGACCCGGATTCCAACATCGAGAAAGTGGTGGATCTCGGCTTCGTGGGCGAGCCGGAGCATGTGAACCGGGCCGTCCTGGACCAGGTTCTCCAGGCCGAGCTGATCCCCGTCTTGGCCCCGGTCGCGACCGGGCATGACGGCCAGACCTACAACGTCAATGCCGACACCTTCGCCGGTGCCATCGCGGGCGCCATGACGGCCAAGCGCCTCCTGCTGCTCACGGACGTCCCGGGCGTTCTCGACAAGAACAAGAACCTCATCCCGGACATGACCATCGACGATTGCCGCCGCCTGATCGCCGACGGCACCATCACGGACGGCATGATCCCGAAGATCGAGACCTGCATCTATGCCCTGGAAAGAGGCGTGGAAGCGGTCGTCATCCTCGACGGCAAGGTGCCCCATGCGGTGCTGCTGGAGCTCTTCACCGACCACGGCGCGGGCACCATGATCCGCAGGGGATAAGGTATCGCCCTTCACGGATCGGCCGAAAGAGCCTATATATTTGTCAGTGGGGCCGCACGGCCCCATTGTCGTCTTTGGGATCCATGAACGCTAAGCCGCCTGTCGAAAATCACCTGTCGTCGTCCGACTCCCGCCCCTTCGCCCATGTGGAGACATGGGTCTTCGACCTGGACAATACGCTCTACCCGCACACCTCGCGGGTCTGGCCCCAGGTCGACGAGCGGATCACGCTCTATGTCGCGAACCTGTTCGGGATCGACGGTCTCTCCGCCAAGGCGCTGCAGAAATATTTCTATCACAAGCACGGCACGACCTTGCGGGCGCTGATCGAGGAACACGATGTCGATCCGACCGACTTTCTCGATTTCGCCCACGACATCGATCACACGGATATCGAGCTGAACCACAGCCTGGGCGAGGCCATCGAGAAGCTCCCGGGGCGGAAGCTGATCCTCACCAACGGCTCCCGCAAGCACGCGGAGAACGTGGCGAGGAAGATCGGCATTCTCGACCATTTCGAGGACGTGTTCGACATCGCCGCCTCGAACTTCGTGCCCAAGCCCGACCGGCGCGCCTATGAGGTCTTTCTCGACAAGCACGGGGTCGAACCGGCCCGCGCGGCCATGTTCGAGGACATCGCCAAGAACCTCACGGTGCCGCACGAACTCGGCATGACGACCACGCTCATCGTGCCCAAGACCTTCGACCCGTTCCGGGAGAGCTTCGAGCAGGAAGCGGTCCGGACGCCGGAGATCGACTACATCACCAACGATCTGGCGGACTTTCTGCGCGCCTATGCGTTGCCGGTGAAGTAACCGATCCTTTGTCACTCCCGGCCGGAGATGGCGAAGCCATCGGAGGGGAAGGGAATCCACGTTCAGGCGCAACGCCATGAATCCCCTTCCCTCGCCTGCGGCTCGCCGGGGATGACAGCGGGCAGCCAAAACAAAAATGACCTCCTTTCGGAGGCCATTTCCGTTTCGTCTGACAAAGACCTTACGCGGCCTTCGTGTTGATCTTGCTCTCGGCGATCCGGTTGAGCTTCTGGTCCGTGGACTTTTCCTGGTCCAGGATCTGATGCAGGACGCCGGCGCAGTCTTCGCGGCCGAGCTGCTTGGCCCAGGCGACGAGCGTGCCATAGCGGGTGATCTCGTAGTGTTCGACGGCCTGAGCGGCGGCCAGAAGCGCCGCGTCGAGAACCTGCGGGTCGTCGATGTCGCCGGCGATGTCCTGGGCTTCGTCGATGATGCCGTCGATCGCCGGGCAGGTTACGCCCTTCGGGTCGTGGCCGTGCATGCGGAACACCTGCTCGACCATCTGGATCTGCTGCTGGGTTTCGCCGAGATGGGTCTGGAACGCCTGCTTCAGCTGCGGGTCGCTCGCCTTCTCGATCATCTCCGGCAACGCCTTCGTGATCTGCTGCTCGGCGTAGTAGATGTCCTGCAGGGTGTGGATGAAGAGATCATCCAACGACTTGATGTCCTTCGAGAAAAGGCCCATAGCGCAATCCTTCCCAAAATCCGTGATGTACCGTCGTCAAACGCCATCATTCCATGGCGTGTCGTGCAGCGTGGGAAGAACGTTGCGGGAGAAAGGCGGTTCCCGGCGCCAACCGTCATGAACGCATCGTCGGGTGCTTTTATTCCACGGCACGGAGATTCCGTCCTTGGAGGCGCAGCCACTCGGCCCGAGCCTCGGCCTCATCCTCGTCGAATTCGAGGGTTTCGATCTTCTGGCCGCGCTTGACGATCTTGTCGGCCGAAACCCGGATCTGCGACACATCTTCCTGGGCCTGCCGGAAGTGGGTGTCGAGCTTCGCCACCCGGGCATCGAGGCGCACCACGTCCTCCAGGAGCTTCTGCACCTCGACCTGGATCACCCGCGCCTCCTCGCGGATGCGGGCATCGCGGACCAGGGCCTGCATGACCTGGATGGCGAGCGTCAGGAGCGACGGGGACACGATGACAATGCGGGCGCGATGCGCCTTCTGGACTACGTCGTCGAAATGCTCGGCCAGATCGGCATAGATGGATTCCGCCGGGACGAAGAGCATGGCGATATCCTGGGTCTCTCCCGGGATAAGGTACTTCTCCGCGATATCCTTCACATGAACGAGCATGTCGTTGCGGACCCTCGCGGCCGCACGGCTGCGCGCCTCATCGCCTTTGGCCTCCCGGAAAAGTGTGAAGCCTTCCAGCGGGAACTTGGCGTCGATCACGAGGCCGCGCCCGTCGCCGGGCAGGCGCACGAGGCAGTCGGGCCTCGTGCGGTTCGACAGGGTCGCCTGGAACTCGAAGGCATTGGCGGGAAGCCCGTCGCGGACGATGGCCTCCATGCGCCCCTGCCCATAGGCGCCCCGGGTCTGCTTGTTGGACAGGATATCCTTCAAGCCGACGATCTCGCCCGTGAGGCTCGTCAGGTTCTGCTGCGCAGCATCGATCACGGCGAGACGCTCGTTGAGCTTCGAGAGGTTTTCCGTCTGATGGCGCGTGGAGGCCTCGAGCCCTTGGCCGACCCGGTGCTGCAACCCGTCGATCCGCTCCGAGATCATGCGGACGAAATCGCTCTGGCGGGAACCGAAGACCTCGGCCATGGTCCGCATCCGGCCGGTCATTTCCGACTGGATCCGGGTGAGCTCGGCCACCTTGTCGTCCATCTCCCGGGCCCGCTCGTCCGCAATGGCGGCCTCCAGGGCCCTGTCCCGGCGCGTTCGCAGGAGGAGCATCGTCACGATGAGGAGCAG
This region of Microvirga mediterraneensis genomic DNA includes:
- the argB gene encoding acetylglutamate kinase; its protein translation is MSDPSMPLPDVHVQAEVLVQALPHMQRYDQQVVVIKYGGHAMGDRAAAEDFAEDVVLLEQSGIKPIIVHGGGPQIGKMLNKLGIKSEFKGGLRVTDEATVEVVEMVLAGSINKQIVGWIGAEGGKAVGLSGKDGNMVTARKVTRTAVDPDSNIEKVVDLGFVGEPEHVNRAVLDQVLQAELIPVLAPVATGHDGQTYNVNADTFAGAIAGAMTAKRLLLLTDVPGVLDKNKNLIPDMTIDDCRRLIADGTITDGMIPKIETCIYALERGVEAVVILDGKVPHAVLLELFTDHGAGTMIRRG
- a CDS encoding DUF423 domain-containing protein is translated as MNLAARILIVLASLSGLLGVGLSAAAAHIAGGNLATAAQFLLFHAPALLALVALMAAGAVNPMLAQMAGYVLVLGLILFCGDLSRRAFSGVALFPRAAPTGGILLMLGWLLVGISALLRLRA
- a CDS encoding CYTH and CHAD domain-containing protein, translated to MNAGWQDKHGPERASEIELKLELAADAAGKLLRHPLMSQARALPDQGGALHAVYYDSTDCALHKAGLTLRVRQRNGRSTQTIKAERKTRGLALDRGEWEIPVEDGPDLAAAAGTPLAPLVAREAVRHDLKPVFTVDTDRRAFEIERDGATIELALDEARASTGAGAEHFCEVELELKKGNPSALFALAEDLAGSIPFRLSPVTKSERGYRLLGQADVTPVKAGRIVLPTQASCAEAFQVIARACLSQIIRNEALLRRSDDPELVHQMRVGFRRLNAAVSLFEPMLRDRDSKAVRAEIRWAGKKLGLVRDLDVLIARLRKADDPDKGPQVLEEAERLRAEAFEKVLKILSKPRFMRAVLKAATWVESGRWLARRKPSIVAARDLPARALAAEEFSRRWQRIRQGARRMDDLDGEDRHKLRIRIKKLRYGVEFFATLFPGIPARKSRKAMLDLLEGLQDMLGKLNDIEVGKTLLDPPFRKWVRKAAGDTKRRERKLLSQAGKASRKLAKAEPFWASTP
- the yihA gene encoding ribosome biogenesis GTP-binding protein YihA/YsxC gives rise to the protein MTDMEPDTDPFLEIGRKLFAGEADFIWAANSLTNLPPMSKVEIAFAGRSNVGKSSLVNALTGRNTLARTSHTPGRTQQLNFFNVNDRFHLVDMPGYGYAAVDKQKVAAWTQLIHDYLRGRASLARVYVLIDARHGIKPVDEAVLETLGTAAVSYQIVLTKADELKKDELDKRMADTLQKIEKRAAAFPEILPTSSRTGFGIPELRAGIARLLSERGAG
- a CDS encoding pyrimidine 5'-nucleotidase, which gives rise to MNAKPPVENHLSSSDSRPFAHVETWVFDLDNTLYPHTSRVWPQVDERITLYVANLFGIDGLSAKALQKYFYHKHGTTLRALIEEHDVDPTDFLDFAHDIDHTDIELNHSLGEAIEKLPGRKLILTNGSRKHAENVARKIGILDHFEDVFDIAASNFVPKPDRRAYEVFLDKHGVEPARAAMFEDIAKNLTVPHELGMTTTLIVPKTFDPFRESFEQEAVRTPEIDYITNDLADFLRAYALPVK
- a CDS encoding DNA recombination protein RmuC; translated protein: MNDVVLILGQTPLTWGQIVMGMAGLSLVLLLIVTMLLLRTRRDRALEAAIADERAREMDDKVAELTRIQSEMTGRMRTMAEVFGSRQSDFVRMISERIDGLQHRVGQGLEASTRHQTENLSKLNERLAVIDAAQQNLTSLTGEIVGLKDILSNKQTRGAYGQGRMEAIVRDGLPANAFEFQATLSNRTRPDCLVRLPGDGRGLVIDAKFPLEGFTLFREAKGDEARSRAAARVRNDMLVHVKDIAEKYLIPGETQDIAMLFVPAESIYADLAEHFDDVVQKAHRARIVIVSPSLLTLAIQVMQALVRDARIREEARVIQVEVQKLLEDVVRLDARVAKLDTHFRQAQEDVSQIRVSADKIVKRGQKIETLEFDEDEAEARAEWLRLQGRNLRAVE
- a CDS encoding ferritin-like domain-containing protein, producing the protein MGLFSKDIKSLDDLFIHTLQDIYYAEQQITKALPEMIEKASDPQLKQAFQTHLGETQQQIQMVEQVFRMHGHDPKGVTCPAIDGIIDEAQDIAGDIDDPQVLDAALLAAAQAVEHYEITRYGTLVAWAKQLGREDCAGVLHQILDQEKSTDQKLNRIAESKINTKAA